The nucleotide sequence TGTGTATAGGTGTGTGGGTAGAGTTTTCTGCGTTTGgggaatatttatatataaagaatacaGACCTATCTTCTTGCTATTGCTCAATTATGGTCCATATCTTAGAGAGTTAATATCTATAATATGGTAGAACCATGGTTACTTTAAGAAACCTAATGCCATTGTGTCAGGGATATTTCATTGCTTTTCCCTGTCAGAGAAAGTAAATgcagcttgaaaaaaaaaaagagttgtgtTTATTGGTATACTGAGATAATAGATGCTCGCATATGCCATTTAGATGCTGTGTTGGGGAATGTTTTAGGTATGCTATGGATAGGCAGATGGGGATTTTTAAGGACATAAACTGTAAATCAGTCTGTTCAGTCAGATCTTTTAACTTAtatgggagaaggaagaggaacaaTACTAGATCTTTACATACAGAAAAAATGTCAGCCTTTTAACCTTGTCTTTTTGGCTAGTTAACAGCTTGTGGGTAGGTGCAACCCTGGATTATTATTACTTGGGTGCTTCAGGATATGAAAGTATTGACCAGAAGGAAATATACCAGAAAATGGCAGAAAGATGTAGGGAATAAAGTAATTGATTGAAAGTAATTGattgaaaaacaggcaaaaggaGCAAATTATCAATAATTTGAGGAAGAGGTCTTAGAAATGAGGTTCTGTGTTCTTGAAAGCAGTGGCAAAAGTAGAGGACTTGTTTGTACCATTCTCATTGCAGAAAGGATTAGAGACAAAGTAGATGGGTTACTTATCTTGGTAATAAGGGTTTTAGATCAAGGTGAATggaaggggagaatggggagaacCTGGTGTTCTTACTGCAAAGTTTTTCTCTTAACTTGAGCTGTGGGCTTGCTGCCATTTTCCAGGGGGGTGCTTCATTCATTTCCTGGTTGAATAATATATACTTGGGCAGCTCAGTGGGAGACTGCATGATCTTTTCAATTCCTGTCTCTAATGTTGATATCAGGTAAGCATTTTCAATAATATTTGTCAAGTCATTCCATTCAATTTCCTGTATCCAAATGAAAGAGATCCTGCCTCAATACTAGTCTGTACCTATAAGCTTTTAAGCTTTTAGTATGTAATAGGTCTTAATATCAGTGTTACTATATGTATTAAGTAATATTTTACGTTAAAGCTCTAATCTAGACTAAAACTTGTACTACTTTTTTTTAGGACAGCCAGTAGAGGGGACTTCATGTTTTCTGCGGATCGTTTGGTAGGTAGaggctttccattttcttttcattgttgttCCTAGTGATATAGGCATAGTAGGCCAAGGGCAATTTTTGTTCGAGAGCATTCTGCGGGTGAGAGAGATCATGCCAGGTAACCATCATCTTGCCAGATTTGTAAAGTGTTGTTTCTACTGTTGCTTTAAAGCTTTGCCTCAATCCCTTTCACCTCAGAGCATTGCCCATGAACACATTCTCTGTAGTTCTGAAGTACCACTACCTCTCAAATGGATCTTGGTAACTTGATCCTGAGCAACCCTTAAATGCCTCATCTTAGGGCAGTGAAGTGAAGtacattaaaagaaaaccaaacacgTAAGGAGACCTAGTAGTTACCCTTGTGGTATACATATAATGCACAAAAACGAATACTCTCTTGTGGTTTACGTGGTGGGGGGGTGggtatttattttgcttcttcctttctgtaTTATTCTTACATGTGAAATGCTAAGTTGGACTCTCTATGCTTTCCTCAGGGACTTTCTGTTAAGGATTGACCAAGCCCAGTTCTGTTTAGCTAGTGTGATCTGAGAGGATCTCAGGCCAAATTGGATTGTCTTCAGGGTAGGCACTGTGTATCCTTCTTGTGTTTATATCTAAGTGTGCTCAGTGCTTGGAATGAGGTTGATACATTTTCTGCTGTCGTtattaatattcattcattcacgaaatatatatatatatattgaactTACGtgagtcaggcactgtgctaggctttGTTGCGGGGGGAGGAGATAACAGCGGTAAAGAATATAGACATGATCCTGATCTTGGGGAGTTTGCCATCTAAATATTCTAGTCAGTAAttagtttgggaaagaaagaaaagtggctTATTAACCTCATGGATCTAATCAGAGAGCACAAGATAGATTATTAAAGGGAATGTGAGGAGGGAAAAAGGCATGAAACTTTTCATTTAGATATTCCCTGGGGAAAATCTTTATTCCAGAAGAGCGTAGACAACTCTTGTTCTACTGTTGGCTTTAAGTATTCTTGGTTCAGAGGCTACTTCTATTTACAATTATTTGAGCTTCCAGGGGCAGTAATAACCCTTGGATTGCATCGAGAGAAATGTAGTTGACATTCCTGGAGTGATAGGTCCTTTTGTCTTTACACCTTTACCAAACCAAAGGGATAGATTCAAGGAGGAAGGAACTTGTGTTAATGGCTTTTGTGGGGAAAACAGAGGTCTTGGTGTTCACTGGTAGAAGatggttcctttttctttcttttgctttccttgtGCCCTTTTTCTATAGAAAGGAGGAGTTAAGTTCATGGTAATTGTAAAATGCTTGTCTGAAAGGGTAGGCATTATATCTTAGTCAAATGAGAGATAATAAGGACCCGGGGCATAATTCCCCTGAGAGGCTGGTAATTTAGACCTCTCTGTTCTCTGCACTTGGCTTTGAAGGTCCTGATATTGGAGGGGAGGTGTTTGTGGAGGGTCTGTTGTCGTTGTGGTAGCGACTGGAGTCATTTAGGTTTCTAGTGTTGAGGATGTCTAGTACACTGTCTCTTCTAACACAAGGGTCCCATTAAAGTTGACATTAATTCTCTCCTGAATTTGTCAGGATTGGCtaacaaattttatgttttagtcACTCTTCTGGTTTTATGTTCTCCTATAAAGTTTGGACACACTAAATTTCTGTCCCACAGTTGCAGGAGATGGGCAGGAGGTAAGACTCTTTAGAGGAATGTTACTAGGAGGAGATCTAGGCTCTTCAAAGAAAAGAATCCTCTTCTTCCCCTGCAATTTGCTGATAAGAAACATTAGTTTCCACAGAAGGTGGTCGCTAGAGGTGTGTACCCATACACAGTATTCGAGGTTCCTGGACCCTCTGGTGGTACAGGCTGACAAAATGCTGGCCCATTTAGCATTGATCATTTTAATGGTAGCAGGATGTTGTGTGGTGATAACAGAGCATGCGGCCTGGCATTTCTCCCTGCTGTTCCTTGTTCTCAATCAATAATGTAATATTGATTGGAGAAAATGTGCATTGCAGACTCAGTGCTGCCTTAATTGTATTTAGCTCTGGGTGCTCATAAGAATACTGGTAATATCTGGTTTTTGGAGTCTGTTTCTAGTAGTTCTGACAGATTCTTTTCCTCTGTACCACATATTAAGATAGTTAGgagccttcctttttttttttgtagctggGAACCTCAGTGCATTCAACTGGATCCTACTTCAAGCTCAGTAAATTGTTTCAGCCCCATACactcatttattttctcctaagaAGTTCCAGGATTTATTTGCGTTATGGTGGGCGTTTGTTAAAAAGAATCCAACTTGACAGTTTCAGAGAAGTTCCCAGTGGGTACTATTTCCAGAGTAACCAGAAGTGTATTACTTCCAAGTGTGCCTGCCGTGACTCTTGTCACTGTAGTTTTGCATCTCTCATAATATAGCCCGGACTGACTAAATAAGAAGCAGAAGGCATACTTGAGCCTTTTGGTGGGAATCACGTGCCTAACCAAGGTTGGATACCTGGCAGCAAGCAGCCTCACATTTCTTACTTCCATAAGCTAAATCCTTGCCTAGTGTGCTACTGACTTTTTGCCTAGTGGTCAGCTCCTGAGGCTAGCAGCTAACAGGATTCTTAGCAGGTTCTTAACTTATTCTTCCTTTGACTCTCTAGATCAGACTTGTTGTGGAAGAGGGATTGAATCAACTGCCATATAAAGAATGCATGGTGACCACTCCAACAGGTAACCAGGACTGTTTCTCTCATATTCTCCTCATAAAAATTCTGAGATAGAATTgggggaaaatggaaagaaagtggTCTAAGTCAGTATGCAAAATGAGGAGTCTAGATGGAGCTGTTCTTTTAAACAACTTAAACTTGGAGATGTTTAGTAGAGAAATACATCTGGATGACTTTTTGTTAATCGCTTGCTTGTCAATTCAACTTAAAGGTTAATAAATATTCTTCAGCATGCATGTGTTGCCTTTGATGATGGCACATTGGGACCAGAGTTAAGAATTGCTGGCAGCTTATCTTCACCTCTGGGCAAGCTGCTGGTGTTAACAAATGAGTGGGCTGGTTTGGCATTGAAACTTCCAGGTAAAAGGatgagaagtaaaaaaaaaaaaaaaataaactaaaaacgaTGAGAGTTAGAGAAGGTGCTTTGTTCTACTCTAATAGAAAGCAGCCAAAGATTCCTATTTCACGGTTTTGAAATTCTGATTTGGTTCTTTAGTAAATAATGGAAGCTGTTCAGTGAAAGGTTGACATTATGAAAATTGGGGGCTGAACTTACTGCATCATAATTGATACAAATTCAGGATGAGACCAAGGGTTGACCATGTTCTGGTAACTACTTCAGCCTCTCCTGCTTTTTTAAAGCAGAATGGAGGCTCATGAAAAGGGAGGGAGCGAGAAGGCTCTCTGCTGCGGTTCACAGTGGGATCCCAGTTTGAATTGATGGTGTTTATAGCATTGTTGGAGTGCAGTGATTCTCCTCTAAATTCAATTTGAGGAACGGGTATATGAATATCATGCTATTGTAAGTCCTATTTCCTCTCGATGAAGTCCACCTCCCAGTTATTCCCACAGGTTTCTTATGAAGAATTAAGAAATAACTGAACAGTCATGACCCTTCTCATTATTTGCACAGGGAACCTAAGATGTTATACAGTGTGTCTGGACAAGGGTTGCTGTATACTCATCTGCTTTAAACCATAGGCACTTTATAAAATAAGTGGGTTTCTCCAATGATGAAAGATAAATTCTTTGGTTTTATTCCCCAACAGGGTACAAGTATGACGGAGTAAAATTTGAGAAGGGAAATTGTGGGGTCAGCATAATGAGAAGCGGTAGGTTTGCATATGTGTGATTCTGTCTCTTTGCGTGCATAGAAACACTGTTTTCCAGGAGAGAGGCGGGCTTGTCTGTCATAATTGCAGCCTGCCTTAGTTTAAATCTCACCACCCGCATTCTCTATCTTCATGGTGCCTCAGAATCATGGCCTGTGTTTTGGTGAGTTTGGCTAATTTTAACTACAAAGCATCTTCCCTAGTGGCCTGCCCCCATGGGCAAGTCAGCTCTCAAAGAGATTtaagggagggtgggaggataTAAGGATGAGATGGTGCTATCTTCGGGAGGACAGGGCAGCTTGAAGACTGACGGAATATGGCACAAATTCAGGCCTGCAGAACTTTGAATACCTGACTGGAGAAAATGTTTGTTCTGTTTATCTCTTTTGTAGGGAACAGTCCTACCCTGTCGGGGATAGACTGAATGACTTGTTCAGTATTTTTAGTTTTACATTTGATGAGTATGTGACCATGTAGGCAAAAGCACTTAGCTATCATTAACTCTAGGTATTTCCAATTGCTGGTCTTTTATAAGTGTTGTGTGTTTGAGTCCAACTGATTACACTTCTAAACCAACCTTTGTGCAGAGAAAGCACATGCTTGTAATTAGAACCTTTGCCTCTTACATGGGGATGATTATTTCTGTTTAAcaacttaattattttttgcaCAATGTCCAAGATACGGTGAAAGCCTCACTTGCTTGCAGCGCAAAcaaatggattattttttttaacatagaaacattctcttttctcctttggcTGTGAAGTTCTGTCTGTGAACAATTGAATACCTCAAGTGAAATAGGAGCTGTAAGCTCCCTTTTTTACAGAAGGCAACTCTTACGCAATGATAGGATCTTCAGGACCATGTTGTTGAACCCCTAGTGTGTACCAGTGACCTTGGGGGGATGCATAGACAGGGTTGTTTTTAACCTTAATAGCTATTGGTTGATTTTCATATGTATTAGAAAGAAACTGTTTTTATGTTCATGCTAGCGATATAAAGTTTCctcttaaatgtaaatgaaaacagttaatttaaagaaaaatattaagtaaataacaaTACAAGTAGAATTCTGATGTGGCCTAAAATCTTGAAGATGCTATGAGAATGATTGACTTTTGGCAAACACTTCCATAAAGGAATTCAGACTCAAAAATAGCTCTGTGTTCAGAGACcgagggggtggtggtggtgttagTTGTGGTTCTCTAGGGGTAGAGGGAACAATCTAGTACTTTTTCACTGTTTACCAACAAAACATCTGTTATTGAAGTCATTTTTGGGCTCAGTGATGTCTCCTGATGCTGCCTTGATCTAGAAGGAGATCTTTGGTCTGTAGCGCCCATTCTTCCATaagtcttttctgttttttcagatgaaGGTAACAGGTGTAGGTGGTTTAAAGGCTTCCTTAAAATAATAGGAGTAAAATGTTCCTGATGTTGGAAAAGCTCAGGGAGCAGCTTAACAAAACACTTTATGTCCTCTAATCATGGAAGCATGACAGCTCTAAAATTTGCAAGCCGGCAATAAAACGAAGCTTATCGTAGTTTCATTGATCTGCACTAATTGTAAAATATGAGTATATCAGAAGTCAAAGCTGTTAGCTTAAGACTTGCTTTCATCTTGACAAGTCCTTTTTGTATTAATAACAGTCACAAACTATACTTTGGTCTGTTCCTAGATTTTCACTCTATCTCCCCCAaccctttttcccttcttttttatttccttcttcaagGTGAGGCAATGGAACAGGGTTTACGAGACTGCTGTCGATCCATACGAATAGGAAAGATCCTGATTCAGAGTGATGAGGAGACACAAAGAGCCAAAGTATATTATGCCAAGTTCCCACCAGACATTTACAGGAGAAAAGTCCTTCTGATGTATCCAATTCTCAGTGAGTGGCTTGAGTTTAATTTGCAACATTTGGTTGGGGTTTAAATTCAACGTAACGCCTGCCTTCTAGGTACCCTTATATAAAGGCAAAAACTGTTTCTAAATGTGTTTTTCTCAGTTGGATTTGCAGTTGCCCTTGGCAGTTCACAGGAGAATTTTTATTGTGTAATAAGAGAATATATGTTATTAGCTCCAAAGGGCTTCTGTCTTAAAATGAACACATTGAAGCAAAGGATCTAATGAGGCAAAATATATAGAACtcagaaaatatattgaaatatgtcCTCTTTCTAACCCAATGACCATAGCAATGATTTTTTCGAGGATTTATCCTCTCTGGaggtaatatttttttttctcctattctattctgtttcctAAGCTTACTCAGATCGCACCCCAGGGTTGGGGTGGATGGTGGGTATTAAATTTGAAATCTCCAATACTGAATGAATTTAGGGCTTGTCATgcatttgaaaactgaaaagtgTAGCTGTCAtatccattattgaaaataaCATCATTGATAAAGAATAGGCACCTTCAAATGAAGCTTTGCCTGGTGGTGTCTTATGTTAGATTACTAAACTACCTTGACTTCAAAGAGACTTCAAAGACAGTTTGAGATAAATGTTAAAGTTTCTAATGCATTTGGTTCTCATTTGATTTCAGGCACTGGAAATACTGTCATTGAAGCTGTAAAGGTTCTTATAGAACATGGAGTTCAACCCAGTGTTATCATCCTACTGAGTCTGTTCTCCACTCCTCATGGTGAGTTCAGCATGAGACAGTAACTGGGGCTCCGGATGGTCTTGAGGCGGGTAAGTGTGCATCTGTCCAGCCTCTCATCCTAAGGAAAAGTTCATTTGCTTCAACATTAAATCTAAATCTAATTTTGGTAGTTATAACTTGTGTTTGTCATCTCTAACCTTAGTGATAATATTTTACACCATTCTAATGTTCAAATTCAAGTAGAAAAGTATGAACTAGCCCCATTGCAATTATTTTCCTGGTGGCCCTGTTTGGGTAGAGCCTGCAAATGGCTGACAGGTCCGTGTTTCTCCTTACTCCCCACATGAGCCTGCGAGCTCCTCCCAAACAGCAAGAAACTCGAGGTTCTAGCTGAAGTAGGCTTTGCAGTATGAAGCAAACAGCAGAAGTTTTTTAAGTTAGACTTCTGCTCAAAGGGCATGGTGAGAGAACTGTGTGTTCTCCAGTTCCTGAGGGAGGTAAGCCTAATTTAAGACCCTATTTTTTTGCCATAAGATCTAGGACAATTGTGAAAGtatcttaagaaaataatcaaagatgAATGTAGAAATTTAGCTGTTAGGATATTCACTGTAGAGTTATGTTTAGTGTAGGAAAAAATTTGGAAGTATGTAAATGATTTACAGtaagaaaatagttaaataaatatatagtcaaaggaTGTAATATTATGTAACTGTTAAatcatgttttgaaaaatatttaatgacataaaaTCTATGTGGTAAATGTAAAAGAGCAGGataaaaaataacattagaatagtataaaatgttaaaaacaagttTAGATATGATTAATATAAATCATGACTGTTATGGCTACCAAAATCAGTCTTGGATTTAACGTGGAACCTAATAAATCTTTCCTCAGGATAAGAGGCCAGACAGATGCACAATactatttcaattttcattttaaaatacacacacaatatTAATGGGGTTATCTTAGGATGGTGGGATTCTAAGtgatttgttttatcttttaagctttttTGGGTGCATTTTGCAAATGTTCTACAATGAATTTGTATTTGTTTCataactgaaaagaaagaagtatgtGGCTTCTAGTTAGGGCATTTCCTCATTTCCCGAAGTTCCAAGTCTCAGCCAACCCTGAAGAGGCTAGAGAGTGTCTGATTGGGAGGGCTGCATTCAGTAGGCCATTGATTATTTTGCTGTTTGATAGTAAAAAATGACCTGTAGTTCAGATGTTGATGATGACAGAGTGATTTGCTTGGTcatctatttatatataacaGAGGTGGCATTGTGATCATCGAGATAGCCAAATAATTATTGGGTTTTCTGCCTTGGGAGTAGAAAAGTAACCCCCTTGGTTCTAATAGTATATATTAAAATTGTATACTATTCTTTGACATTATAGATGAAAAAACGTTATGCTATGGCAGCCTTGCTATGGCCTTTTAGCTTGGCTGGGGTCCTAACTAGTCCGTTTCCCTGTACCGCCCAAAGCTAGAGTTGTGACTTCTAAAAAGCTGGCTTGCTCTAACATAGCAAAGAAGTCTTGGCATGTGTTTCACAGTGTTCCAGGTGAGAAACCATGATCTTATGTATGATTGTGTTTCCAGAAAGGATTATATTCTCTCTATTTTAGCTGCCCTTAGAATGCTCTTGGGGGGAAAGTTGCTATaactgaatatatttttcaaatcttaGATATTAAACAATTTGTCTTTACGTGAGTGGGCAGGGACATAGTCTGACAACTATCAAAGCTTTTCAGATATCAGATACTATAGAAACTAAGAGATTAACCAAGTCTGACTAGGTATCCAAAGGTCATTGCTCACTGTCCTCTGTCAGTATTAGACCTAGTGCCTGACTATAAACTTCCTGAATTTCAACTAATGTTACCAAAGTATCCTGCCgtaacatttttcctcttattttttcaaGGTGCCAAATCAATCATTCAAGAATTTCCAGAGATCACAATTTTAACTACTGAAGTTCATCCTGTTGCACCTACACACTTTGGACAGAAATACTTTGGAACAGACTAAGTTATTGAAGGAAAATTATCTTGTGTAATGTTACAGTTATGTTTTGAGTTTCTACCTGTTTTACTAACTCACTTGAGGAATGGCAGAGAAAATTGTGTTAAAGatgctttgtaatttttggaAATGGGTACAGTAAAAAGGAAATGCAGTAAAAaggtttatttactttatttggtTGTTTCTTGACTTTTGGCACCAAATTCAACAATGAAGCACACACAgctcttagaaaatattttaataaccttGTTCTGCAAGTTGCTGATCTGTCAGTGCATTGAAACTCTTCCTTAATTTATGAACCTCTCAGTTTGGAGGTTTTTTTGTGCCcacaaataaaacccaaattGGAGTCACTTCTTTGGCCCACTGTAGTTTGCATTTAGTTCTAGGGAGATTTCGTGTACGTGGCTGTTGCTGCCTTCCTCCACTCTTACAGTACATGCAGGTGACTTGGAGAGGATGAAAAAGAATGCCTCCTGGAATTTTACATTTCCGTTACTGTCTTCTCTCAATTGGCTAACCATATAATCCTGCGTTATGTGGTTAGCTCTTGGGTTGAGCCATTGTGTTCTTCATGAATCATTTCCTGCCCTGTGCGTTGTTGGTCGGTGCCTTGCCAAGTGTAATGCAGTGAAGAAAATGGTGGGACATTTCCAGCGACTGGAACTGTAACATTAATTTACATAGATTGAACCAGGATTGTCTGGATGTTGACAAGGGAGGGCTAAGTGTTGTTAATGCCATCAATGCCCTAGAAAGAAATTGGTGATGGTTCTTCTGAGGTGAAGGGGAAAGGACAATTTTTTGCTGGGTTTTATGGccaataagtaaattaaaatgcttcttttttaatttggatgTTTCTACTGGAGGCCTTTGATTTGGAAATTTGTTATTTTGCATGTTTATCAACTGTAGGAgtattaaaataggaaaaaatactatatttttaaaaatccctaagATTTATATGTATTCATATTTAGGCATCTGAAAGGAAGATAAACCATTTTAGAAATCAGTGTTTATGTTCTGAAACTTGCTTGTAAAAACCCTGATCTCATTTTACAttgatattaaaacattttaatggtgGTTGCTGGTTGATTACTTGATTAATTATACTCTTATAGCCCCACAGGCAGCTGTTGTGGTCCTCTGTTCAAAAAACAAGTTAAAACTCCAGAAAAAAGCAGAAGGCAGTGTCTTACAACCAAAGCTGATGAAAGTTAGCAAAGATTCGGGGAAAGGTTGGAAAGCAGCTGTAGAATGGACTGCATTTTCGCTTTGGAGCCTAGGAGTACTAGAAGGACTTCactatatttttccctttcattttgaAGATTATCATGATAAACTGAGATTAATTGATAGATTACCCATATTACAGTTCTTCCATTGTAAGTGTTGCTTTTATGCTCTTTTTGAAGTTATCTGTACTTGTCAGTTCCTCCTCCTTGTCAGTTAAGTGTTTTGATACAATGTGGATTTTGTTTGTTCCTATTAGCAGAAGCTGTAACTGAAGCCCATCAAAACCGCAATCTTTGTCTCCCTGTCCCAGGAAAGATGTGAGCCAGCAAATCTGGATAGAGCCTGGCTCTTTAGATTGATGCATCGAATTAGTTGGAAAGGTGATGTCTGCCACTCTAGGAGTCAGTGCTGCTGAGTTAGTGCTTATGTCAGAGctttaatattttgtttgctGTGACTTTCCAGAACATCAGACAAATTAATATTCAAGTATAGGTATAAAACCATATTTCAAGCAAATTGTTTTATATTATCAGCCGTTTAGATTTAACAAGTCTTGTTCCTTTTCATCACTGAACGTGATTGGGAgttgaattttagaatatttagaagtgtgttttttaatttccaaatatttatagGATTTTTTAGATTCCTTTTTGGTACTGATTCCTAATTTAATTCAGAGAATATACTTCATATTATTTGAATCTTTTTAAATTCACtgaaatttgttttatggcccaggatataGTCTCTCTCGGTAGATCCTCCTTGTGTGCTTGAGAAGTGTATGTATCTtactgttgttgggtggagtgttctgtaaataTCAGTTAGGttaagttggttgatagtgttgtttgtcttctatttctttacagattttctgtctgttctatcaattattgagagagaggTGTTGAAATCTCTGACTATAattttggatttgtctgtttttcctttcaattctattagtttttgcttcatgtattttgaagctctattgTTGGGTGCCTAAACtgttaggattgttatgtcttcttgatggattagCACttcatcattatgaaatgtctccTTTTATTCCTGGCAATATTGTttgttctgaaatctactttggcTGATATCAATATAaacattccagctttcttttgatagTGTTAGTATGGtatgtttttccatcctttgacttttagcatatttgtgtttttatatttaatctgGGTTTCTTCTAGGCAGCCTGGAGTTAGGTGTCACTTTTTTATCCAATTAGACAgtctctgcttgtttttttttttttttttgaggaagattagccctgagctaactacttccaatcctcctctttttgctgaggaagactggcctgagctaacatccgtgcccatcttcctctactttatacgtgggatgcctaccacatcatggcttttgccaagaggtgccatgtccgcacccaggttccaaaccagtgaacccaggctgccgagaagcggaacgtgtgaacttaactgctgtgccaccagaccggcACCCGACTgtctctgctttttaattgggatgttgagaccattttcatttaatgtgattattgatattgttggttttaaatctaccatctttcTGTTTCCCTTCTATTAGACACATTTGTTCTTTGttcactttttcctctttgtctaccttcttttggattaattaagtattatttatgattccattttatctcttaaTGGCTTATTAGgtataatgctttatttttttagtggttcCTTTAGGGCTTGTAATGTACacctttaacttatcacagtccaTTTCACATGTACTATAATAACTTAAACAATATAATAACAttcccctccccagcctttgtgctattattgtcatacattttacttatacACATGTTAAACCcaacaatacattgttattattttttactttcaacagttatcttttaaaaagatgtaaaaagaaataagaaaaatgtccttttatttatccatttttagtgctttccatttctttgtgtagatctaGATTTTCATcagatattattttccttctacccaaaggacttcctttagcattttttatAGTGCAAGTCTTCTGGTAATggattctttcagcttttgtgtgtCTGAAAAAGGCTTTATTTCACCTCTGCTTTTGAAAGACATTTCActagtatagaattctaggttggcagctgtttttctttcagtactaTAAAGACATTTCTTCACTGTCTTTCTTGCATATTTTTGATAAGTCTGCTGTTACTCTCCTGgttacatttaatgttattacTGATAAAGTGGAATTTtcatctgccattttgctatttgttttctatgcatcttatatatttattttgttcctctaTTCCTCCACTACTGCTTTCTTTCATATTAATTACGTATTTTCTCGTGTGCCTGTGTTGTAGATCCCCAAGACCACTCCCAGGGCTCAACAGGACTCAAAATTCATTATATTCATGGTTatgatttattacagcaaaagaatacaaagcaaaatcaggaAAGGGAAAGGCGCACAGGGCAAAATCTGGAGGAAACAAGGCACAAGCTTCTGAGAGTCCTCTTCCAGTGGAACTGCTCAGGATGTACTTAATTTCTCTATCCGCAAATTGTAGCAATGTGTGTGATGTGTAGTCTACCAGGGAAGTTTACTTGAGTCTAAGATTCTAGAGTTTTGTTGAGGTTTGGTCACATAGGCACACAGTGCCTGCATGATTGATCACAGTTATCTAAACAGGCTACCTTAATTAAGGAAAGCAGATGTTCACCATAA is from Equus asinus isolate D_3611 breed Donkey chromosome X, EquAss-T2T_v2, whole genome shotgun sequence and encodes:
- the UPRT gene encoding uracil phosphoribosyltransferase homolog; the protein is MATELRCPDSMPCHNQAVKSASTPSPEPPRPGDLIPDQAGGNSASVAKLTLLAGHAHSSVPAERDPQACGGLSLNSENNGGSGNYDAPASDSLLGDCELSGQIGAQLKLLPMNDQIRELQTIIRDKTASRGDFMFSADRLIRLVVEEGLNQLPYKECMVTTPTGYKYDGVKFEKGNCGVSIMRSGEAMEQGLRDCCRSIRIGKILIQSDEETQRAKVYYAKFPPDIYRRKVLLMYPILSTGNTVIEAVKVLIEHGVQPSVIILLSLFSTPHGAKSIIQEFPEITILTTEVHPVAPTHFGQKYFGTD